The region TTTCTCTGCTCTGGTCTTAAACCATATTGCCGGCAAAAAATGCCCAAGCTCATGAAGAAGCACTAGTATAGAGATACTCAGAATGAACTGAAAGAGTTTGATTGCTATTTCCATTAATAAATTTTAGATTTTAATTTGCAAAGGTAACAATTATCAAAACTATGCCAAATAAAAAAGCCCCCCGAAACGAGAAGCTTTGTCATATTTAAAGACGTTTTGATTATAAATTGAAAGAAACCCCAAGACTTCCGTTATTACCCACCTCTGCGAAAACCCCTATTTTCTCTGTGAAAAAGTAACGGGCTCCGATATGGGCTCCTATTCCGAAGTCTTTACCCAGGACTCCAAGGTCTACACCAGGGTAAATATCCCATTTTGAGGGAAGATTCAGTGCATCCTGCAAATGAAAATTAAGTCTTCCAAAAACAAAAACACGATTATCCTTATCATTGTCTTTATAATTGTCAAAATAACCGTTGATACCGGCTCCTACTGAGATAAGCTTGTTGATACCGTAATCATAGGTTCCCGTTATACCTGTTCCATAGCCCCAGGCACTCAGTCCCAGCTGTACTTTATGATCTCCTTTTCCGGTGTAAGCCTGAGCATTGGCCATTGTACCGAAAAAGAATATCATCACCATAAAAACCAATTTCTTCATAAATTTTTTAATTTTTAACGATTGTAATAAAAATTATCTGCATCAAAAATGAAACCGAAAGGAGACCACTTCTTAGACTTTAATAATTTTTAAGAAATTTAATCACTGAACGCTGTAAATCATTTGACAGGCTTTTTCTCCGGTAAATATAAAAGCCGTATTTTTATAATTGAATATTGAAATAACATTAAAAAGAAGAAAATGAAAATTGCTGGACTTAATTTAGATATCATCTGGAAAAATAAGACTGAAAATTTTAAAATCATAGAAAATGAATTTCAGAATGTGGAAGCAGATCTGTTTCTTCTTCCTGAAATGTTTTCAACAGGCTTTTGCATGGATGCCTCTGAAGTCTCAGACAGAAATGAAGAATCACTGGAGTTTTTGAAAAAACTTTCAAAAGAGAAAAATGCTGCTGTGTGCGGAAGTGCACCGGTGGAAGAAAACGGCAGCTTTTACAACAGAATGTACTTTGTACTACCGGATGCTGAAACCGTTTTTTATGACAAGAGACATCTGTTTTCGTTCTCGGGAGAAGATAAAGTGTATACACCGGGAAAAAAAAGAGTCATCGTTGAATATAAAGGCATGAGGTTTCTGCTTCAGGTTTGCTATGATCTCAGATTTCCGGTTTTTGCGAGAAATAACGACGATTATGATGCGGTGCTGTATGTGGCCAACTGGCCTGAAAAAAGAGTAGGGGCCTGGGAACATCTTTTGAAAGCAAGAGCAATCGAAAATCTTTCTTTTGTTTTTGGTTTAAACAGGATAGGAACGGATGATAACAGCCTGTTCTATCAGGAAAGCTCTCATTGCTTCTTCGCAGATGGAAAAGAAATTTCTGTAAAAGAGAACAACATTGTATCTGCAGAATTGAACAGGGATGAGCTAAAGGATTTCAGGAGCCATTTTCAGTTTTTGAATGACAGGGATCAGTTTTCTATTGAATTATAAAAAAACCAAGGCTGAGATCATTCTCAGCCTTGGTTTTTTTATTTAAATGTATTGCTGTAAAAGCTGCGTCAATGTATTGACATCGTGTACGCCGCTTTCCTTCCATAGCAGTTCTCCGTTTTTGAAAACAGCCAGAGTGGGTACCCCACGAACGCCGTATTGAGCGGCTAAGGCAGGATATTGATCCACGTCTACTTTTATGATTCTGGCTCCTTCGCCAATGTTTTCTTTCACTGTATTTAAAACCGACGACTGTACTTTACAGGGTTGGCACCAGGTTGCGAAAAAGTCAATAAGTACCGGCCTGTCGGAATTGATGATTTCCTGAAATTTTTGTGACATAGTTTTGGTTTTTGATGAGTTATTTTTTACCGGCTTCGTCCTGAATGGCTTTTACATTCTTCCAGGTTGTACCGTCATAGGCTTCTACACCATTCTTTTTCAGGATTTCCATAGCCTGGTCTGCCTGAATTCCTTTGTTGCAGAAAACAACAACCTTTTTGCCTTTAAGATTCTCTATATTATTCTGAAGCTCTGCCAAAGGAATGTTGGTTGCATTCTTTGCAGTTCCGGCTGCATACTGTTCCGGGATTCTGACATCTACCAGCATTACATCAGAGCTGTTTACAACTTCCCTGATATTGGCTTTCGGAACATCTGCTACATGAGCTGTTTTGCAGGCGCTTACTGTACATGTCAGAGCTAAAATAAGCCCGTAGAATGGAATTTTCATAGCTTATGATGTTTTCGACTGGCAGACAAAATCTGTTGTAGGAAATTTCTCTGTTTTTTTTATTCCGTTGAATCCCCCTTCAATTTCTGTAAAGTTTCTGATTCCGTGCGAATTAAGGATGCTTGCTGCAATCATACTTCTGTATCCGCCTGCACAATGAAGGAAGAAATGCTTGGAATCATCTATATGACGAACCCAGTCGTTGATGGCATCCAGAGGTTTGTTATAAGCATTGTCAATGTGCTCTGCAGAATATTCGGTAAGCTTTCTTACGTCAATTACTGTAGCATCTTCTGTAAATTGCTCTGCAAATTCAGCAGGAGAAATTCTTTTGATTTCGTCTGTTTCTTTCCCTGCATTTTTCCATGCTTCAAAGCTGCCCTGTAAATATCCTATCACGTTATCAAAACCTACACGGCTTAATCTGGTGATGACCTCCTCTTCGGTCCCCGGGTCTGTTACCAGTAACAAAGGATGTTTCACATCTACAATCATTGCCCCTACCCATGGCGCAAAATCTCCTTTCAGGCCAATATT is a window of Chryseobacterium arthrosphaerae DNA encoding:
- a CDS encoding DUF6646 family protein — encoded protein: MKKLVFMVMIFFFGTMANAQAYTGKGDHKVQLGLSAWGYGTGITGTYDYGINKLISVGAGINGYFDNYKDNDKDNRVFVFGRLNFHLQDALNLPSKWDIYPGVDLGVLGKDFGIGAHIGARYFFTEKIGVFAEVGNNGSLGVSFNL
- a CDS encoding nitrilase-related carbon-nitrogen hydrolase, coding for MKIAGLNLDIIWKNKTENFKIIENEFQNVEADLFLLPEMFSTGFCMDASEVSDRNEESLEFLKKLSKEKNAAVCGSAPVEENGSFYNRMYFVLPDAETVFYDKRHLFSFSGEDKVYTPGKKRVIVEYKGMRFLLQVCYDLRFPVFARNNDDYDAVLYVANWPEKRVGAWEHLLKARAIENLSFVFGLNRIGTDDNSLFYQESSHCFFADGKEISVKENNIVSAELNRDELKDFRSHFQFLNDRDQFSIEL
- a CDS encoding thioredoxin family protein; the protein is MSQKFQEIINSDRPVLIDFFATWCQPCKVQSSVLNTVKENIGEGARIIKVDVDQYPALAAQYGVRGVPTLAVFKNGELLWKESGVHDVNTLTQLLQQYI
- a CDS encoding rhodanese-like domain-containing protein, with amino-acid sequence MKIPFYGLILALTCTVSACKTAHVADVPKANIREVVNSSDVMLVDVRIPEQYAAGTAKNATNIPLAELQNNIENLKGKKVVVFCNKGIQADQAMEILKKNGVEAYDGTTWKNVKAIQDEAGKK